In the genome of Nocardioides sp. NBC_00368, the window GCTGATCAGGTTGCCGACCTGCTGGAACCAGGTGGTCGAGCCGCGGTCCTCGTGGCGCATGGCGTCGATGCCGGTGGTGAGCGCGGTGAGCGGGTTGTGCAGCTCCTGGGCGACGGACTCGATGAGCCGGCTGTGGACCTTGTCGGCGGTGGCGAGGCGCTGGGCGAGGTCTCGCTCCTGGGTGTAGGCGTTGGAGGTCAGCACGATGCGACCGAAGTCGCGGCCGAACTCCATCGCGAGGCGCCCCTCGGCGTCGGTCCAGCGCGGCCTGCCCGAGCCGCGCACCAGCACGAGGTGACCCAGCGCCGTCGTCTCCACCCCGATCGGAACGACCAGGAGCGAGTCGGCCCCGACCGTGTCGAGGAACTCGATGCCGATCCTCGCGAACATCTTCCGCTCGGCATCGCCGTGGTGCAGAGCGTGGAGGAGCAGGTCGCGGTTCACGATGGCGTGCTGGCCCTCGTTCCACAGCCGGGTTGCCTGGTAGGCCTGCCCAGCGGCGATGTTGTTGGTGTCGCCGGCGTTCCAGCCGAGCCCGGGTGAGGAGTAGACGACGGATCCGCCCTCCCCGTCCTGGGCCTGCACGTAGAGACCGTCGGCGTCGAGGCCTCGGCTCATCGCCTCCTGGGTCGCCTCGAGCACCCCGGTGAGACCGAGCTGGGAGTTGGCCTCGCGCAGGAAGCTCTGGGCCTCGATCAGATTGTTGGCCCGCTCCTCGAGGTATTCGCGCTCCAACGACAGCAGCACCGCCCGCCGGGCCTGGCGGGCGAACCGGTTGAGGATCCGCTGCTGCCGCCGGCCGGGCCGGCGGCCGTTGGTGGGGCGATCGATCGACAGTACGCCGACGAGCTCGCCGTTCTCGTCGTAGAAGGGTGCCAGGAGCTCGTCGAGCCGGTGCCAGTCCTGCGGGTCCTTGAGGATGTCTTCGTCGGTGTCGGGGACCCAGTAGCCCTCCGCCTCACCGATGGTGTTCTTCTCGTGCGGGACGAACTTGATGTCGCCCCAGTCCTCGGACATGTCCAGCAGGTCGGTGACGACCGAGACCGGGAACCGGGTGCCGAGCATCTCGGCGACGGTCATCTCGCCCTCGACCGTGTGGCCGGTCTCGTCACCGTAGGCGGCGACTATCTCGAACTCGTCACCTCGCCGGATGTTGATGACCGCGGCGCCGAAGCCGACCAGCTCGGTGACGCCCTCCGCGATCAGCTGCAGACCGGGATCCGGGGTCGGGTACGCCTCGGAGGCGCCGTCTGGCGCGTCCGGACCCTCTGAGGGCGTACTGGTCATGAGTTCTCCGCCGAGATGAAAATGCAACCCGTTCCCGGGGCGTAAGGTTAAACAACGGGCAGCGTCACACGGAATGTGCTTCCCACGCCAGGGGTGGAGTCGACCGATATCAGTCCGCCACGACGGCTGACGATCCGCGACACGATGGTCAGACCGAGCCCGGTGCCCGGCTGTTTGAGCGCTGTGGGGTTGGTCGAACGGAAGAACTCGGTGAAGAGGCGGTCCTGATCCTCCGGTGAGATCCCGAGACCGTGGTCGGTCACCCGGAGCTCGAACCAGCCCGGGCTGGTGCGCGTGCTCACGATGACCTGACCGCCCTCGGGGCTGTACTTGATCGCGTTGGTCACCAGGTTGATCACGACCCGGTCCAGGTCGCCAGGAGCCAGGGTCACGTAGACGTCGTCGGAGGGCATCTCGAAGACGAGCTCGTGGGCGTCGCTGGTGGGCATCTCGGCGCTGAGCTGGTCGTGGATCTCCTCGAGCACGCGCGCGACCTGGATCGGCACCGTGGTCGGCAGGTGGTCCGGGTCGGAGACCTTCGACAGCATCGCGAGGTCGGCCACGATCTTCTCGGTGCGGTCGCGGTTGCGGGTGAGCGCGGTCAGGACCTCGGCGTACTCCTCCTCGGACTCCGCGTAGGGCAGCGACTCGATGTTCCACCGGAACGCGGACAGCGGGTTCTTCAGCTCGTGGGCGACCGTCGCGATCAGCCGGCTCTTGTGGGCCTCGAGCTCGCGCAGGGAGTCGACCGCCGCCTTCTGACGCAGGTAGGCCCGGGAGTTGTGGACCACACGACCGAAGTCGCGCCCGAGGTCGGCGGCCGTGATCAGCTCGAGCTCGCTCCAGTGCGGCTTGTCGGGACCGCGGCCGAGGAGCATCGCGCCGTACCACGTCTGGCCGGAGCCGATCGGGACCCCGACGATCGAGCCGACCTTGTAGTAGCGGATCCACTCGGTGATCCGCTGCTGCGCCTCCGGGTCGGGGTGGGGCAGTCGCTCGGCGCCGTCAGGGGTCTGGACGGTGATGCTGCGCTGGTCCCACAGGTATTGCCCGTAGTCGACCATGAACGGGCTGGTGAGGTCACCGATCGGGAGCTTGAAGTCCTCCCGGTAGACCTTGGTGCGGATGCCCCGGCCACCTGGCTTGGACATGTGGAGCCAGAAGTCGGTCAGGTCGAGGACGTCGACCAGCCCGGTGCTCAGCGAGTTGAGGATCTCGTCGGGGTCCAGCTCGCGCCCGGCGCGGCGGATCACGTCGCGGGCGGCCTCCGCGAGGCGTACCTGCTCGGAGAGCTCCTCGCGCTCCAGGGCGAGCAGGATCGCGCGCTGCGCCTGCACCGCGTGGCGACCGAGCACGGCGCGCTTCTCCCGGTTGGGGCGCAGCCCGTCGGTGGGTACGTCGACGATCAGGGTCCCGCGGAGCTTGCCGGCGTCGTCACGCAGCGGCGCGACCAGCAGGTCGAGCGGGTTCCAGGCGCCGGCAGCGTTGCTCGGCTTCATCGTCGGGATCCAGCCGTACACATCAGCGGTCGGGTCCAGCCGCTCCGCCGGGACGAACTTGAAGATGCCCCAGTCGTCGGCACGGGCGAGCTCGGCCTCCAGCCGCTCGATCGGGGTGACGGTGCCCAGCAGGTCGGCGCGGGCGGACTCCTGGCCGGAGACCACCACCATGTGGAGGTGGCCGTCGGCCCGGGCGACGCTGATCGTGGCCATCTCGAAGCCCGCCAGGGCGGTCAGGCTGTCGGCGATCAGCTGGAGGTCGGAGAGGTCCTCGCCAGGGGTGAGCAGCCCCCCGAGCTCGGCGAGATCGGTGGTGATCGTCGTCATCGTCGTGGTGAGGTCGCTCCTGGCGCGTTTCCCGCCCAACGGTGGTGGGGCGAATCCCGGTGGCACCGTCAGTCGGTGACCACCGGCGGGCGGGGGCGCAGAAGAAGTCATCGGGGCGAT includes:
- a CDS encoding sensor histidine kinase; the encoded protein is MTSTPSEGPDAPDGASEAYPTPDPGLQLIAEGVTELVGFGAAVINIRRGDEFEIVAAYGDETGHTVEGEMTVAEMLGTRFPVSVVTDLLDMSEDWGDIKFVPHEKNTIGEAEGYWVPDTDEDILKDPQDWHRLDELLAPFYDENGELVGVLSIDRPTNGRRPGRRQQRILNRFARQARRAVLLSLEREYLEERANNLIEAQSFLREANSQLGLTGVLEATQEAMSRGLDADGLYVQAQDGEGGSVVYSSPGLGWNAGDTNNIAAGQAYQATRLWNEGQHAIVNRDLLLHALHHGDAERKMFARIGIEFLDTVGADSLLVVPIGVETTALGHLVLVRGSGRPRWTDAEGRLAMEFGRDFGRIVLTSNAYTQERDLAQRLATADKVHSRLIESVAQELHNPLTALTTGIDAMRHEDRGSTTWFQQVGNLISRSDQLVSMVDDLLLFSRFSDPSSRPTLTYVDLAPLLREIFEQRTYESEKRGIEVSIDVPSHPVQVLCDRSEIKAAILRLVDNALVYTHRGGHVRLYIVESASEAAISVTDNGVGIPAAEQLQVFTEFYRGTSQAIGGRKGVGLGLSIVDRVARRHDGRVTLRSEPGTGTRVSLVLPLANDATSFG
- a CDS encoding sensor histidine kinase, whose translation is MTSSAPPPAGGHRLTVPPGFAPPPLGGKRARSDLTTTMTTITTDLAELGGLLTPGEDLSDLQLIADSLTALAGFEMATISVARADGHLHMVVVSGQESARADLLGTVTPIERLEAELARADDWGIFKFVPAERLDPTADVYGWIPTMKPSNAAGAWNPLDLLVAPLRDDAGKLRGTLIVDVPTDGLRPNREKRAVLGRHAVQAQRAILLALEREELSEQVRLAEAARDVIRRAGRELDPDEILNSLSTGLVDVLDLTDFWLHMSKPGGRGIRTKVYREDFKLPIGDLTSPFMVDYGQYLWDQRSITVQTPDGAERLPHPDPEAQQRITEWIRYYKVGSIVGVPIGSGQTWYGAMLLGRGPDKPHWSELELITAADLGRDFGRVVHNSRAYLRQKAAVDSLRELEAHKSRLIATVAHELKNPLSAFRWNIESLPYAESEEEYAEVLTALTRNRDRTEKIVADLAMLSKVSDPDHLPTTVPIQVARVLEEIHDQLSAEMPTSDAHELVFEMPSDDVYVTLAPGDLDRVVINLVTNAIKYSPEGGQVIVSTRTSPGWFELRVTDHGLGISPEDQDRLFTEFFRSTNPTALKQPGTGLGLTIVSRIVSRRGGLISVDSTPGVGSTFRVTLPVV